GGGGCTGGCGCCTGTCGCGACGGCATTCGTGGAGCGGATGATCAACAAGGGGCCCGAACACCTTGTGCGAGCGGCGCTCGGCGACGCCGGTACCGACATGGCGCTCTACGAGCGCTGCCTGCAGCTGTATAGAAAGGCCTATGGCGAGATCAACGGCAAATATGCTCGCGTCTATCCCGGCGTCGGGGAGAGCCTGGCGGAACTCCGGGCCCTCGGGATAAAACTCGCCTGCCTGACCAACAAGCCGGGTTCGTTCGCACGTGCATTGCTCAAGGAGAAACAGCTCGATGGCTTCTTCAGCGTGGTGTTCGGGGGAGACGCCTTCCCGTGCCAGAAACCCGATCCGCTACCGGTCATCAGGACATGCGAGGCACTCGGTACCGCGCCGTCCCGGACGCTGATGGTCGGGGACTCGAACAACGACGCGCTGGCCGCGAAGGCGGCCGGCTGCCGGGTCGTGCTGGTGAAGTACGGGTATCACCATGGTGAATCCCGCAGCCGCACCCACGTCGATGGCTTCATTGACGGCCTGCATCAACTGCGGCCGTTCTGCCGTCTTGCCGATCAGGACGCGTGACCACCGGAATCCCCTTCGTGGAGACGAACGCGGTTGCATGACCGTGGCGCCCAATACGGGTCGGAGCACCAGCGGTCCGTCCAGTTGCGCCCCCCGAAAGCAAAATGCCCGCGATCCAAGCGGGCATTCTGCATGGCGCGACCGGACACCCCTCAGTGCGCGACGTTATCCGCCAGCAGGCGCGCCAGCACGTTGCTGGCGATCAGGCGATGGCCGGCCGTGGTCGGGTGCACGCCGTCGGCGAACAGGTAGCTCTGGTCCGCACCGGAAGCCACCAGCGTGTTGGCCGAGCAGAACAGCGAGCTGCCGCCGGCGCTCGGCACCAGGGCATTGATCTTGGTGGCGTCGCAGGCCCGGGCGCTGGTGTTGGCGAAGCCGAACGAGGCGCCATTCTGGATCGCCGCAGTCAGTTGTGCGTTGAAGTCGATGATGCGCGCCGAGGTGCCGGCCAGCCCGCTTTGCAGCGTCGTGTTGAACGTGCCCACCAGCGCGTGCAGCAGCGCCTGGCCGGTCGTGCCGCTTGCCACGCCGTCCGGCGTCAGGCTGCTGTCGGGCAGGTTGAACACGTAGACCTGCGTCGCACCCTTGGCGATCATGTCCTTGACATAGCCGACCAGGTCCGTCGCGGCCTGCTGCACCTGGGCCGTGGCAATGGCGGGCGTCACGCCGGAGCCGCTGGTGGCCGCCGCAGTGGTCCAGAAGAAAATGTCGTTGCTGCCGGCCAGCACGAAGACGACATCGTTATTGCCGTTGAATGTGTTGTTGCTGGCCGCGTAGAAGTTGGCGAGCTGCTGCTGAACCGGGTAGGTCAGCGCCCCCGCGCCGCCGTTGTGGCCGATGCCGTTCGGATCGGTCACGCGCGAGCCGCCCTGCGCATAGTCGAAGCAGCCGGCCTTGGGGCAATTCTGCACGGAGGTGGCGTAGCCCATCACCGCCGGCGTGAGCGTCACGCCCAGTTGCGCGGCCACGGTCTCGGCCCAGATCGGGCCCGGGTTGGTGGTGAACTTGCCGCCGCCCACCGCCTGCGCGACGGGGGTGTAGGTGCCGATATCGCTCAGGCTGTCGCCGAACACCACCATGCGCTGCACCTTGGCGACATTGGGATTGCCGCTCTGGTCGGTCCCACCGCCCCCGCACGCGGCCAAGCCCAAGGCAAGGGCAGCCGTGGCGGCGCCCATCCATTGACGCAGGTTCATGTGTGTCTCCCTGTGGGCTTTTTGATGTGTGTTGCGGTGCCGGCGTGCAATTCAGGCAGACGCGGGCCGACGCACAGGGGCAAGTGTAGCGAGGTTGCCGCCCATGCGGCGGCGCCGTGCCCGGCCCGAATTAGAGGCCGGCTTCGAACGCGGCGGCAGCGCGACGCAGGCGGTCGTTGACCGCCGCCCAGGCGGAGGTGTCAGGCAGGGTTTCCACCCAGATGGCGTGATAGCCGCCGCGATCCAGTTCGCGCAGCAAGGCGTACAGCGCATTGGCGTAGGCCGCCGGCGTGGCGGGTGCGGCATGCTGGTCGCAGCCGGGCGGCAGGTCGACAGGCGCCCCCACCCACACGATGCGCTGACCGGCCGGCAGCGCGGCCAGCCGCGCGGGCACATCGGCAGCGGCCAGCAGATACAGCGGCGTGCGCGGCGCGTAATGCGCGCGCAGCGTTCCGGACGCGCGCGGCGCGGCGGCATCGGGCAGCAACGGCATCACGCCGGTCACGCGCCCGATGTCCTCCGGCGTGATGGCGCCGGGGCGCAGCAGTACCGGCCCGACGCCCTGGTCCAGCCGCGACAGGTCGACGATGGTGGACTCGATGCCGACATCCACCCCATCGCCTTCGAGCACGAACACGGCATCGCCGAACTCGTCGCGCACATGCTGCGCGGTGGTCGGGCTGACCTGGCCAAACTTGTTGGCCGACGGCGCCGCGATGCCGCCGCGACCGCGCTTGAAGCGCGACAGCAGCGCCTGCGCCACCGGATGCGACGGACAGCGCAATCCGACGCTGTCCTGCCCGCCCGCGACCGCCGCCGGGATGTGCGGCGCGCGCTTGAGGATCAGCGTGAGCGGGCCCGGCCAGAACGCCTCGACCAGCTGCAGCGCGATGCCGGGCACGTCGTCGGCCCAGTACGTCAGGTCCGCGCCGTCGACCACGTGCACGATCACCGGATGGTTCGACGGCCGGCCCTTCAGCGCGTAGATCCGGGCAATGGCCTGAGGGTTCTCGGCATCGGCGCCGAGGCCGTAGACGGTCTCGGTCGGGAAGGCGACCAGCTCGCCCGCTTCCAGCCGGCGCGCGGCCTCATCGAGGCGCGCGGCGGGAGGCATGACGAAGGGCGTGGTCGACTTGTGCATGGCTGCGGATGTGGCGGCCGTCAGGCCGGGGCCGATTGCAGGCCGAGCACCTGCACGGCATGGTGGAACGCCTCGTCCGCCACCTCGGGCGACGTGCCGACGCAATTGACATGGCCCATCTTGCGGCCCGGACGCGCGTCGGCCTTGCCGTACAGGTGCACCTTGGTGCCGGAATGCCGCATCACATCGTGCCACGCGGGCGTGCGTTCCAGGCCGTACTCGAACCACACGTCGCCCAGCACGTTGAGCATGCGCCCCGGCGAATGCTGGCGCGTGCTGCCCAGCGGCAGGCGGGCCATGGTACGCACCTGCTGCTCGAACTGGCTGGTCTCGCACACATCCATGGTGATATGGCCCGAGTTGTGCGGGCGCGGCGCCATCTCGTTGGCGATCAGCGAACCGTCCTGCAGCACGAAGAACTCGATGCACAGCACGCCCACGTAGCCCATCTCCTCGGTGATCATTGCGGCGGCGGCGCGGGTGCGCGTGGCGATGTCGTCCGACACGCTGCGCGAGGGCATGACCGTGGAGAACAGGATGCCGTCGCGGTGAATGTTCTCGGCCAGCGGCCAGGTGACGGTGCTGCCGTCGGCGGCGCGGGCGGCCAGCACGGACACCTCGTAGGCCAGCGGCAGCATCTTCTCCAGCACGCACGGCACGTGCTGCATCGCGCCCCAGGCCGCGCGCAGCTCGCCGACCGTGGAGACGCGCGCCTGGCCCTTGCCGTCGTAGCCCATGCGGGCGATCTTCAGGATGCCGGGCAGCAGGTCGGCCGGCAGCTGGTCGATGTCGGCGTCGTGCTCGATCACCCAGCTCGGTGCGGGGTGGATGCCGGTGCGGGCGGCGCACAGCGCAAAGAATTTCTTCTCGGCAATGCGGTTCTGTGCGATCGACACACAGTGGGCGCGCGGCGCGACGAAGGCGCCGAGGTGCTCCAGGCGGTCGAGCGCCTGTGCCGGCACGTTCTCGAATTCGGTG
The sequence above is a segment of the Ralstonia nicotianae genome. Coding sequences within it:
- a CDS encoding L-threonylcarbamoyladenylate synthase, which produces MHKSTTPFVMPPAARLDEAARRLEAGELVAFPTETVYGLGADAENPQAIARIYALKGRPSNHPVIVHVVDGADLTYWADDVPGIALQLVEAFWPGPLTLILKRAPHIPAAVAGGQDSVGLRCPSHPVAQALLSRFKRGRGGIAAPSANKFGQVSPTTAQHVRDEFGDAVFVLEGDGVDVGIESTIVDLSRLDQGVGPVLLRPGAITPEDIGRVTGVMPLLPDAAAPRASGTLRAHYAPRTPLYLLAAADVPARLAALPAGQRIVWVGAPVDLPPGCDQHAAPATPAAYANALYALLRELDRGGYHAIWVETLPDTSAWAAVNDRLRRAAAAFEAGL
- a CDS encoding HAD-IA family hydrolase — translated: MPNMSTHFHHQPVEAFIIDLDGTMVDTIDDLAIAFNTALNQLGLAPVATAFVERMINKGPEHLVRAALGDAGTDMALYERCLQLYRKAYGEINGKYARVYPGVGESLAELRALGIKLACLTNKPGSFARALLKEKQLDGFFSVVFGGDAFPCQKPDPLPVIRTCEALGTAPSRTLMVGDSNNDALAAKAAGCRVVLVKYGYHHGESRSRTHVDGFIDGLHQLRPFCRLADQDA
- a CDS encoding SGNH/GDSL hydrolase family protein; this translates as MNLRQWMGAATAALALGLAACGGGGTDQSGNPNVAKVQRMVVFGDSLSDIGTYTPVAQAVGGGKFTTNPGPIWAETVAAQLGVTLTPAVMGYATSVQNCPKAGCFDYAQGGSRVTDPNGIGHNGGAGALTYPVQQQLANFYAASNNTFNGNNDVVFVLAGSNDIFFWTTAAATSGSGVTPAIATAQVQQAATDLVGYVKDMIAKGATQVYVFNLPDSSLTPDGVASGTTGQALLHALVGTFNTTLQSGLAGTSARIIDFNAQLTAAIQNGASFGFANTSARACDATKINALVPSAGGSSLFCSANTLVASGADQSYLFADGVHPTTAGHRLIASNVLARLLADNVAH
- a CDS encoding 5-(carboxyamino)imidazole ribonucleotide synthase, which gives rise to MADDLNPRLAQAHTPESRALNVPDAILPDSWLGMLGGGQLGRMFTHAAQAMGYKVCVLDPDPNSPAGTVAERHLCAAYTDEAALAELAALCPAVTTEFENVPAQALDRLEHLGAFVAPRAHCVSIAQNRIAEKKFFALCAARTGIHPAPSWVIEHDADIDQLPADLLPGILKIARMGYDGKGQARVSTVGELRAAWGAMQHVPCVLEKMLPLAYEVSVLAARAADGSTVTWPLAENIHRDGILFSTVMPSRSVSDDIATRTRAAAAMITEEMGYVGVLCIEFFVLQDGSLIANEMAPRPHNSGHITMDVCETSQFEQQVRTMARLPLGSTRQHSPGRMLNVLGDVWFEYGLERTPAWHDVMRHSGTKVHLYGKADARPGRKMGHVNCVGTSPEVADEAFHHAVQVLGLQSAPA